The DNA sequence CTTCATGAGAAATTTTAAAAAAAGGTTTATTCAATTTTGCTGCACTCTCAATAATTTCTTTATATTTGTCAAAAGAAAAAACCTTTTTAGCATTTGGTTTTTTTAATTCATTCAAGTATGGCATTATATTATCGTCAGGCAAGTGATTCATGAGATAGTCAATAGATTTACTATCCAATGGCATATACCTTTCAGGATTTAACCAGAATAGACCCATTGTAATTTTTGCAACTCCAACTTCCTTTACATTTAGTACTGATTCAATATCCATTTTTTTAAAGTCTTCGTTCAAAGCTTCCTTATACAGTTCCCACAATTTATTAATATCAGCTTTCTCGTGATTACGACTAACAAACCATGTTCGCTGATTATCGACAAGAGGGATACCAGAAAAGTCCGATGGAATTAATGATGTTAGATTCAATTCACGTTTTATGTTTTCTAATATATTTATCCTGTTGCTATCTGTTAACCTTCTGTTAAAATTCCCAAAAAAGGTAAACGGGTCTATTTCCTCAGAACTTTCAAGTTTAAAAGTAGGTATATTTTCTTTTTTCAATCTCTTTAAGAACTCCAACAATTCCTCCTGCCTGTTCTCATACTCAAGAAGTTTTCTCGCAATCTCTTTATAAATCGGAATCCAGGTAAACATAGGCTTGTCCATCAGATATCTCCTCCTCATTTGTGTATATTATTTAACCCCAAACTCCCCATAAATCCCCCAAACTCATTCCCCGCGACATTCGCCTTTTCATACTTGCATTTGATCGCCAGCATCGCCTCACGCAGCTCTTCATTGGCGCTCCCGTTCTTGATTGCCGAATATGCCTCGATGAATGCGGCAGCTCCACCATCTCCACAGGGCGCACCTTGTCATTCCACCGCTGCATGTATGCGGCGTCGAAGATTTTTAAAAGTAGTGTCTTGCCGATCAATCTGTTTATTCTTTCTCTCTGTTAAAGCCGATTTTACGTTTTTTGGTTTCAGGCGGCGTCATCAACTGGCGGATCGCATCAAAAACAATCTTAAAATGTGCGTCATATTTCTTTCCATCAATTCAAGTTTTCGGGCAAGGTCTTTATGGGTTGAAAGTATCTCCCGCAATTTTACAAAAGCCCGCATGACAGCAATATTTACATCAATAGCTCTTTCGCTGTTTAATACGCTTGAAAGCATAGCAACGCCCTGTTCTGTAAAGGCATAGGGAAGAAATCCGCCGAAGTGCTTCTTGTGAGGTATCACATTCTGTGATACCAGTGCGTCGGCCTCTTCTTCGCTGATTTGAAACATGAAATCTGCCGGAAATCTCCTTATGTTCCTTCGCACCGCCTGGTTGAGCGCCCTTGTTTCTACTTTGTAAAGCTCGGCCAAATGCATGCTCAGCATAACTCTCTGTCCACGAATCATATAAATTTTCCCATCAACCACTTCCTGTTGAATAACAATCTCCATTGATATGTCCCCCTCTTAACTATTGGTTGCTGTTCATTATTTTCCCAACGTCAGCCATTCTGCCTTTTTTATTCACATGATACATAGCATCTGTGACAGCAGTATGTCATGAATGCTTTTTGAGCGTTTGTGAAAGTTCTTCGTTTATCTGCCTTCTCAGGCGTGCGGGTCTTACCACTTCAATATAAGGCATCCATGAATATATCCAGCGCTTGATCTCGTCCGTCCCAGCCACTTCGAATGACGACTCCACATCGCCATTTGCAAGCACCCGCCTCTTTTCAGACGGATGCCATTTGTCCTTTCTGAGGACGTACTCGGCCACCTTTTCTGAAAATCTTACTGTTACAGAGGAGGGTTTATCGTTATACTGTATCCCCCAGCAATGTAACAGACGGTCCTTCAGATCGAAGTCATCCCCCAGTTTAAAGCGGAAGGCCGTTTCCTTCAATTCCACAATCCTGTCCAGCGCAAAAGTCCGCATTTCTTCCCTGAGGCGACAATAGCCGGTGATAAGCCATGCGCCGTCGTAAAATATCAGACCGTAGGGGTCAACCCGCCGTTTAGTGATTCTTCTGCTGTAAAGGACGTTATAGACAATATCAATCGAGAGCTTTTCCCGGATACAATGAGAGATGGCACTGAAATAATCATTCAGTTTTTCGGTCTCAATAGCCTCAGGCATTTTTACGACAACAGGGAATTTGTCCGGCGGTATCTTCTTTATATTGGCAAGGTCCTCAACAAACTTCTGAAATTCCTGCCTCAGGGGAGCGCCCAGGTGTGAAACCGTCTCTCCCATTGTAAACAGCAGCAAAAGCTGTTCCTCTGACAGGATCAGTTTCTTTATGCGGTCTCCGTGGGTAAATCTGTAGCCGCCTCTCTGTCTGTCAAACTCAACAGGGTCAATGATGTTGATAAGCGCGAGGTCTCTATGGACGGTTCTTTTTGTTACTTCAAATTTGTCGGTGAGCGAATTTACTGAGGGGAATTTGTTCTGCGCAATAAGCGTATAGATACCAAGAACTCTGATGACCCTTTCGGTAATGCCGGAGGGTTTATCTTTCTTACGTCTCGCCTTTATGTTTTCAGGATACCTTGCTTTCACCCCATCGCCCTCAGCAATCTGCGGGTGAATTTGTACGAGGGAGGACTGTAAAGACTGTAGAAATCAGAGGGCTTTATTGTTAAAGTCATTGATTGATTCCCCGCTTGCCAACTCAATCTGATATAACAAAGATTGAAATATCATAAGCAAAGAAAGCAGTAAAGCGCAATAAGTTCCCTTTTTCTTTTTTTGAATTGCCATGTATGTCTGTGCCGGTAACAACCACAGTTTATCCCTTCCATCTCAGAAAATGATAAAATAACTACTGTTTTTCTATTAAGTCCGAAAATTAAATTTTTAAACATGAATCGTTACGTAATACTCGGCACAGCAGGCCACATTGACCACGGGAAAAGCTCTCTTGTTAAGGCGCTGACGGGCACTGACCCTGACAGGCTCAA is a window from the Nitrospirota bacterium genome containing:
- a CDS encoding WYL domain-containing protein; this translates as MKARYPENIKARRKKDKPSGITERVIRVLGIYTLIAQNKFPSVNSLTDKFEVTKRTVHRDLALINIIDPVEFDRQRGGYRFTHGDRIKKLILSEEQLLLLFTMGETVSHLGAPLRQEFQKFVEDLANIKKIPPDKFPVVVKMPEAIETEKLNDYFSAISHCIREKLSIDIVYNVLYSRRITKRRVDPYGLIFYDGAWLITGYCRLREEMRTFALDRIVELKETAFRFKLGDDFDLKDRLLHCWGIQYNDKPSSVTVRFSEKVAEYVLRKDKWHPSEKRRVLANGDVESSFEVAGTDEIKRWIYSWMPYIEVVRPARLRRQINEELSQTLKKHS